In Sardina pilchardus chromosome 8, fSarPil1.1, whole genome shotgun sequence, a genomic segment contains:
- the LOC134088822 gene encoding ATP-dependent DNA helicase PIF1-like, translating into MEDAWTTLAPETELLRLECNLEREEISPDQINEQDDVPDFCRSPTRGGSTMPMFEAPKIDPNVVRQMYQNLNQKQASVFYAVRKWCLRRVWGQSADQFFYFVTGGAGTGKSHLIKCIYAEASKILRKLPRITEERDMSMPTVLLTAFTGTAAFNIAGKTLHSVLKLPRSLKPPYQCFGNRLDEVRATLSNAEILIIDEVSMISKQLFAYVNWRLQEIKGSKKPFGGLSLLVLGDYYQLPPPGKAKPLCVFESHVLDFWKDQFQVVTLTEIMRQKDDLPFAELLNRVRVKRKGEALSDADKALLAQALTQAQDCPKDILHVFATNKEVNQHNADTISALYSELVNVDAHDYKKDLQTGRMERQSAPFEGCKGDLPDRLQLAEGARVMLIRNIDVEDGLVNGSFGKIAKIVYDGQAGKTFVKLLGIELDNPSAGQRHRNQPPGVSDNLTYIDRIEEPLSKKGVVRHMFPMTLCYGVTIHKCQGMSTVSIVVSLKRIFEPGMAYVGLSRTTSLRGLHILDFDEGKIYADPEVATALESMPKAQVENSMPLLHHLNSLGSSSRLTLIHHNTEGLSAHMEDIKKHHEMCLADILCFTETHLFGNFVPDTLQLENYHMYNRNRHVSYSTLSHLAQKNGGGVAVFLKNHVQAHQVPYIQGVTDLEFLVVKVVAPVHVLIAVIYRSPDYNINLFLTNLRHLLESLQVIADGPVIVCGDFNEDLLATGRKPIFELFQSRAFTNLITTSTTEKNTLLDNIFISDHRHCAHSGVLQTYYSYHDPVFCILT; encoded by the coding sequence ATGGAAGATGCTTGGACAACACTAGCGcctgagacagagcttcttAGGCTGGAGTGCAATTTGGAGCGTGAGGAAATAAGTCCAGATCAAATCAATGAACAAGATGATGTCCCAGATTTTTGTCGGAGTCCCACAAGGGGAGGAAGTACTATGccaatgtttgaggctcctAAAATAGACCCCAATGTTGTGCGACAAATGTATCAGAATTTAAATCAAAAGCAGGCTTCAGTGTTCTACGCGGTGCGCAAGTGGTGCTTAAGACGTGTGTGGGGACAGAGTGCTGATCAGTTTTtttactttgtcactggtggagcTGGCACAGGCAAGTCacacctcatcaaatgcatCTACGCAGAGGCATCAAAGATACTTCGGAAGTTACCCCGTAttacagaggaaagagacatgtcTATGCCCACTGTGCTTCTCACAGcatttactggcacagcagcCTTTAATATAGCAGGCAAGACACTGCACTCTGTACTGAAACTGCCAAGAAGCCTTAAACCACCTTACCAGTGTTTTGGGAACCGTCTGGATGAAGTGAGGGCAACCTTGTCCAATGCTGAGATTTTGATTATTGACGAAGTGTCCATGATATCCAAACAACTTTTTGCCTATGTCAATTGGAGGTtgcaagaaatcaaaggcagtAAGAAACCTTTTGGGGGCCTCTCTCTGCTAGTCCTAGGCGATTACTACCAATTACCACCACCGGGTAAAGccaaacctctctgtgtgtttgagagtcaCGTTTTGGATTTCTGGAAGGACCAGTTCCAAGTAGTTACACTGACAGAAATTATGCGCCAAAAAGATGATCTACCATTTGCTGAGCTGCTGAACAGGGTCAGAGTGAAACGCAAAGGAGAGGCATTATCTGATGCGGACAAAGCTCTACTTGCCCAAGCCTTAACTCAAGCTCAGGACTGTCCTAAAGACATCCTACATGTTTTTGCCACAAATAAAGAGGTAAACCAGCACAATGCTGACACCATATCTGCTCTGTACTCTGAACTGGTGAATGTAGATGCTCATGACTATAAAAAAGATCTTCAAACTGGTCGGATGGAAAGGCAGAGTGCACCTTTTGAAGGTTGTAAAGGTGATCTACCAGATAGATTACAACTTGCTGAAGGTGCTCGTGTGATGCTAATCCGAAACATTGATGTAGAAGATGGACTGGTGAATGGCTCTTTTGGAAAGATCGCTAAAATTGTCTATGATGGCCAAGCtggcaaaacatttgtaaaGCTACTCGGTATTGAGCTAGACAATCCCAGTGCAGGGCAGAGACATCGCAACCAGCCTCCAGGAGTGTCGGATAACTTGACATATATTGACAGAATCGAGGAACCTCTGAGTAAAAAAGGAGTGGTTCGCCACATGTTCCCGATGACACTTTGTTATGGGGTTACCATACATAAATGCCAAGGGATGTCAACAGTGTCTATAGTGGTTTCATTGAAGCGGATTTTTGAACCAGGCATGGCATATGTTGGTCTCAGTAGAACTACCTCACTGCGTGGACTGCACATACTTGATTTTGATGAAGGCAAAATATATGCTGATCCTGAAGTAGCAACTGCGTTGGAAAGTATGCCAAAAGCACAAGTGGAAAATTCTATGCCCCTCCTTCACCATCTCAACTCACTTGGTTCATCATCACGGCTAACACTGATTCACCACAACACAGAGGGACTGTCAGCCCATATGGAAGATATCAAGAAACATCATGAAATGTGTCTTGCAGATATTTTGTGTTTCACTGAAACACACCTATTTGGCAACTTTGTCCCAGACACTCTGCAGTTGGAGAATTATCACATGTATAACCGCAACAGGCATGTTTCATactctacgctttctcatctaGCCCAGAAGaatggtgggggagttgctGTGTTTCTTAAAAACCATGTTCAGGCTCATCAAGTGCCATACATTCAGGGTGTTACTGACCTCGAATTCCTGGTAGTGAAGGTTGTGGCTCCAGTTCATGTTCTGattgcagtgatttacagaTCACCTGATTACAACATAAATCTATTTTTGACCAATCTCCGTCACCTGTTGGAGTCTTTACAGGTCATTGCAGACGGCCCAGTTATTGTTTGTGGGGATTTTAATGAGGACCTATTGGCCACAGGAAGGAAACCAATCTTTGAGCTGTTTCAGTCAAGAGCTTTCACAAATCTCATTACTACTTCTACCACAGAGAAGAATACGCTGTTGGATAATATTTTCATCTCTGATCATCGGCACTGTGCCCATTCAGGCGTTCTACAGACGTATTATAGTTATCACGATCCagtgttttgtattttaactTAA
- the mapk4 gene encoding mitogen-activated protein kinase 4 gives MARQSSSPFPYGFDLGGHFQDVRPLGTGASGLVLSAVDRRTGQRVAVKKLAMRDAVGAKHALREVKITRRLQHENVVRVHEVLGPYGQPLPPAADLAQLSAVYIVQECMETDLACLLERGPLPAGHATLLFYQLLRGLKFIHSANVLHRDLKPANVFLNTEQLLLKVGDFGLARIVDPHYSHKGYLSEGMVTKWYRSPRLLLSPNNYTKAIDMWAAGCILAEMLSGRMLFAGAHELEQMQLILDTVPVVREEDRQELLQVMPSCVSRGWKVRRSLRELLPEVDTEAICFLERILTFNPMDRLTAEAALAQPYLQQYSCPQDEPTSLQPFRIEDELDDKMVAEHSPDASLHWHRSDTSLSSDTCWPPQDRCDCMQSVSEMGDPDEEEVQRDPRASSGTLLGEAQVDPRKYSHSSSAERFLEGSHSSLERACGGGGGGGGGGGYGELDCGRSCDYKVGSPSYLDKIAWREGKPQNYSEPKLILDLSHWRRNGRPGPRRRSSAEEEEVSALAREEEEEEEEQSGDLFREISRWVESTQSRLHSPSPPLETPVTPSSPPLPLSPTMLPQSALGRYGAATMLLRATPEFMQEEEEEEEEEDDGSRRTRPCRFTAAPPSLLPSSPSSPTPGPSFAYPHRTPRTGGTPPPQTPPPPPPPAEKLQSPFDLDMFISRALKLCGQSDGLGGSGPAAAKRPNMNVVPGLADHRPTSPRRKEHWSSMAQ, from the exons ATGGCCAGGCAGTCGTCCTCACCCTTCCCCTACGGCTTTGACCTCGGGGGCCACTTCCAGGACGTCCGGCCCCTGGGCACCGGCGCCTCGGGCCTGGTCCTGTCGGCCGTCGACCGGCGCACGGGCCAGCGCGTGGCCGTCAAGAAGCTGGCGATGCGCGACGCGGTCGGCGCCAAGCACGCGCTCCGCGAGGTCAAGATCACGCGCCGGCTCCAGCACGAGAACGTGGTGCGCGTGCACGAGGTGCTGGGCCCGTACGGCCAGCCACTGCCGCCCGCCGCCGACCTGGCCCAGCTCTCGGCCGTCTACATCGTCCAGGAGTGCATGGAGACGGACCTGGCGTGCCTGCTGGAGCGGGGCCCGCTGCCCGCCGGGCACGCCACCCTGCTCTTCTACCAGCTGCTGCGCGGCCTCAAGTTCATCCACTCGGCCAACGTGCTCCACCGCGACCTCAAGCCCGCCAACGTCTTCCTCAACACCGAGCAGCTGCTGCTGAAGGTCGGCGACTTCGGCCTGGCGCGCATCGTGGACCCGCACTACTCGCACAAG GGGTACCTGTCAGAGGGCATGGTGACAAAGTGGTACCGCTCTCCTCGCCTGCTGCTCTCCCCGAACAACTACACCAAGGCCATAGACATGTGGGCGGCCGGCTGCATCCTGGCCGAGATGCTGAGCGGCCGAATGCTCTTTGCAG GGGCCCACGAGCTGGAGCAGATGCAGCTGATCCTGGACACGGTGCCGGTGGTGCGCGAGGAGGACCGgcaggagctgctgcaggtCATGCCCTCCTGCGTCAGCCGTGGCTGGAAGGTCAGGAGGTCGCTGCGGGAGCTGCTGCCGGAGGTGGACACAGAGG CCATCTGCTTCCTGGAGCGTATCCTGACCTTTAACCCGATGGACAGGCTCACGGCCGAGGCGGCCCTGGCGCAGCCCTACCTGCAGCAGTACTCGTGTCCGCAGGACGAGCCCACGTCCCTGCAGCCCTTCCGCATCGAGGACGAGCTGGACGACAAGATGGTCGCCGAGCACAGCCCCGACGCATCCCTGCACTGGCACAG GTCGGACACCAGCCTATCGTCTGACACCTGCTGGCCGCCGCAGGACCGGTGTGACTGCATGCAGAGCGTCTCGGAAATGGGCGACCCggacgaggaggaggtgcagcggGACCCCCGGGCCAGCTCCGGCACGCTCCTGGGGGAGGCGCAGGTGGACCCGCGCAAGTACTCGCACAGCAGCTCGGCCGAGCGCTTCCTGGAGGGCTCGCACTCCTCCCTGGAGCGCgcctgcggaggaggaggaggaggaggcggtggtggtggctaCGGCGAGCTGGACTGCGGCCGCTCGTGCGACTACAAGGTGGGCTCGCCGTCGTACCTGGACAAGATCGCGTGGCGCGAGGGCAAGCCGCAGAACTACTCGGAGCCCAAGCTGATCCTGGACCTGTCGCACTGGCGCCGCAACGGGCGGCCCGGCCCCCGGAGGAGGAGCagcgccgaggaggaggaggtgtcgGCGTTGGcccgcgaggaggaggaggaggaggaagaacagtCGGGGGACCTGTTTCGGGAGATCTCGCGCTGGGTGGAGAGCACGCAGTCTCGGCTGCACTCGCCCAGCCCGCCTCTGGAGACCCCCGTCACGCCCAGCTCGCCCCCGCTGCCCCTCTCGCCCACCATGCTGCCGCAGAGCGCCCTCGGGCGCTACGGCGCCGCCACCATGCTGCTGCGCGCCACCCCCGAGTTcatgcaggaggaggaagaggaggaggaggaggaggacgatggCAGCAGGAGGACCAGGCCCTGTCGCTTCACTGCCGCTCCCCCCTCGCTGCTGCCGTCCTCCCCGTCGTCCCCCACGCCGGGCCCCTCGTTCGCCTACCCCCACAGGACCCCGAGGACAGGCGGCACGCCCCCTCCGCAgacgccccctcctcctcctccccccgccGAGAAGCTCCAGTCGCCGTTCGACCTGGACATGTTCATCTCGCGCGCGCTCAAACTGTGCGGCCAGAGCGACGGTCTGGGAGGCTCGGGTCCGGCCGCGGCCAAGCGGCCCAACATGAATGTCGTCCCGGGGCTGGCGGACCACCGTCCGACCTCGCCCAGACGCAAAGAGCACTGGTCAAGCATGGCCCAGTGA